A window of Salmo trutta chromosome 5, fSalTru1.1, whole genome shotgun sequence contains these coding sequences:
- the LOC115194913 gene encoding endonuclease domain-containing 1 protein-like — protein sequence MCWVEKFSDVPQCKKFFLEGTTPNLPGILVDGTVQNQNRYKPICQKYKNVYRFATLYDTTNRIPVFSAYTFTGNTTGRPKDPWMIEPGLDAEMQESVEGKSLQAVNNDYKNSIKKKDVNRGHLFPSSHAHNLDTQKSTFTLTNIVPQDVNFNNGSWREMEENVRGTLVENCKDANDQIKAYVVTGAVPNNNKVKLNNRVNIPGLMWTAYCCENKKYQKNKKWMAGAHWGKNKKGEGALGQQTLGKLEEMLNGKHKDGPVKVFPTNCPR from the exons TGGAGAAGTTCAGTGATGTTCCACAGTGCAAGAAGTTCTTCCTGGAGGGGACAACTCCAAATCTCCCAGGTATTTTGGTTGATGGGACAGTCCAGAACCAGAACCGCTACAAGCCGATTTGCCAGAAGTACAAAAACGTCTACAGGTTTGCAACTCTCTACGACACGACCAACAGGATCCCTGTGTTCTCAGCCTACACCTTCACTGGTAATACAACGGGTAGACCAAAAGATCCCTGGATGATCGAGCCTGGG CTCGACGCTGAAATGCAGGAAAGTGTAGAAGGCAAATCTCTCCAGGCTGTGAATAACGACTATAAGaactcaataaaaaaaaaagatgtgaACAGAGGTCACCTCTTCCCTAGTTCACATGCTCATAACCTTGATACTCAGAAGTCCACCTTTACCCTGACCAACATCGTTCCCCAGGACGTCAACTTCAACAATGGCAGCTGGAGAGAAATGGAGGAAAATGTCAGAGGAACTCTTGTGGAGAACTGTAAGGATGCTAACGACCAGATAAAGGCCTATGTGGTGACTGGAGCAGTTCCCAACAACAACAAAGTCAAACTGAACAACCGAGTGAACATCCCGGGTCTCATGTGGACAGCCTACTGCTGTGAAAACAAGAAGTACCAGAAGAACAAGAAGTGGATGGCCGGAGCACACTGGGGGAAGAACAAGAAGGGGGAGGGGGCATTGGGTCAACAAACCTTGGGAAAACTCGAAGAGATGTTGAACGGAAAACACAAAGATGGTCCTGTCAAGGTGTTCCCAACAAATTGTCCAAGATAA
- the LOC115194915 gene encoding endonuclease domain-containing 1 protein has product MMGVLNHLSTLLLLSLLPPALSDVVNRFNPLCQKFFLEGTTPNLPGILVNGTVQNQDQDRYKLICQKYNNTYRFATLYDTENKIPVFSAYTFTGTSTDPLSNTNTSCRKSHSWMIEPELELDMKHRKVVNNQAVDTDYKNNKMNMHKGHLFPCSYVPDNDTRRSTFTQTPFPRTSHGTKADGG; this is encoded by the exons ATGATGGGGGTATTGAatcatctctctactctcctccttctctctctccttcctcctgctctctctgatGTGGTGAACAGGTTTAATCCACTGTGCCAGAAGTTCTTCCTGGAGGGGACAACTCCAAATCTCCCGGGTATTTTGGTTAATGGGACAGTCCAGAACCAGGACCAGGACCGCTACAAGCTGATTTGCCAGAAGTACAACAACACCTACAGGTTTGCAACTCTCTACGACACAGAAAACAAGATCCCTGTGTTCTCAGCCTACACCTTCACTGGTACTTCTACAGACCCCCTATCAAATACAAATACATCTTGCAGAAAAAGTCATTCCTGGATGATAGAGCCTGAG CTCGAACTTGACATGAAACATCGTAAAGTTGTCAACAACCAGGCTGTGGACACAGACTACAAAAATAACAAGATGAATATGCACAAAGGTCACCTATTCCCATGTTCGTATGTGCCTGATAATGATACCAGGAGGTCCACTTTCACCCAAACACCGTTCCCCAGAACCAGTCATGGAACCAAGGCGGATGGCGGGTAA